One segment of Macrotis lagotis isolate mMagLag1 chromosome 1, bilby.v1.9.chrom.fasta, whole genome shotgun sequence DNA contains the following:
- the MAG gene encoding myelin-associated glycoprotein yields the protein MRYLTALPLFWIMIAASRGGQWGAWMPSTISAFERTCVSIPCRFDFPDELRPAVVHGVWYFNSPYPKNYPPVVFKSRTHVVHESFQGRSRLLGDLGLRNCTVQLTHLSPELGGKYYFRADLGGYNQYTFSEHSTLDIINTPSIVVPPEVVAGTEVEISCMVPDNCPELHPTLSWLGHEGLGAPAVLGRMREDGGTWVQASLLHFVPTREANGHRLGCQVTFPNTTFQFEGYASLDVKYPPLIVEMNTSVEAIEGSQVSLLCGADSNPTSLLTWMRDGAVLREAVARSLALELEDVTPEEDGVYACLAENAFGQDNHTVGLSVMYAPWTPSVNGTLVAVEGEAVWVLCSTQSKPEPILTIFKEKQVLATVIYESRLLLELPAATAEDDGQYWCVAENQYGQRASAFNISVEFAPVILLESHCAAVRDTVQCVCAVKSNPEPAVAFELPSRNVTVNETEREFVYSERTGLVLTSILTLRGQVQAPPRVVCSARNLYGTKTLELPFQGANRLMWAKIGPVGAVVAFAILIAIVCYITQTRRKKNMTESPSFASGENPPVLFSSDFRIPGVPEKSESERRLGAERRLLGLRAEPPELDLSYSHVDLGKRPTKDSYTLTEELAEYAEIRVK from the exons ATGAGGTACCTCACTGCTCTGCCTCTGTTTTGGATTATGATCGCAG CTTCAAGGGGTGGCCAGTGGGGAGCCTGGATGCCCTCAACCATCTCAGCCTTCGAGAGGACATGTGTCTCTATCCCGTGCCGATTTGATTTTCCGGATGAGCTACGGCCTGCTGTGGTTCACGGTGTCTGGTACTTCAACAGCCCCTACCCCAAGAACTACCCTCCGGTGGTCTTCAAATCCCGGACGCACGTCGTCCATGAGAGTTTCCAGGGACGAAGCCGGCTCCTTGGAGACCTGGGCCTCCGAAACTGCACAGTACAACTCACCCACCTCAGCCCAGAGCTAGGGGGCAAGTACTACTTCCGAGCAGATCTGGGAGGTTACAATCAGTATACCTTCTCTGAGCACAGCACACTGGACATCATCA ATACTCCCAGTATTGTGGTGCCCCCTGAAGTTGTGGCAGGCACAGAAGTGGAGATCAGCTGCATGGTGCCGGACAACTGCCCTGAGCTACACCCAACTCTGAGCTGGCTGGGCCATGAGGGCCTGGGGGCTCCGGCTGTGCTAGGCAGGATGCGGGAGGATGGGGGCACCTGGGTGCAGGCATCACTGCTGCACTTTGTGCCCACTCGAGAGGCCAATGGACACCGGCTTGGCTGCCAGGTCACCTTTCCCAACACCACCTTCCAATTTGAGGGCTATGCTAGCCTGGATGTCAAAT ACCCCCCTTTGATCGTGGAGATGAATACTTCCGTGGAGGCCATCGAGGGGTCCCAGGTGAGCTTGCTCTGTGGGGCAGACAGTAACCCAACCTCTCTGTTGACCTGGATGAGGGATGGAGCCGTGCTCAGAGAGGCTGTGGCCAGGAGCCTGGCGCTGGAACTGGAGGACGTGACCCCTGAAGAGGATGGCGTCTATGCCTGCTTGGCAGAGAATGCTTTCGGGCAGGACAACCACACTGTGGGACTCAGTGTCATGT ACGCCCCCTGGACGCCCTCGGTAAATGGGACGCTGGTGGCCGTGGAGGGGGAGGCCGTGTGGGTGCTGTGCTCCACTCAGAGCAAGCCGGAGCCCATCCTGACCATCTTCAAGGAGAAGCAGGTCCTGGCCACGGTCATCTACGAGAGCCGGCTGCTGCTGGAGCTGCCGGCCGCCACAGCCGAGGATGACGGCCAGTACTGGTGCGTGGCTGAGAACCAGTACGGCCAGAGGGCCAGCGCCTTCAACATCTCGGTGGAGT TTGCCCCCGTGATTCTCCTGGAGTCTCACTGTGCAGCGGTGAGGGACACGGTGCAGTGTGTCTGTGCGGTCAAGTCTAACCCTGAGCCTGCCGTGGCCTTTGAGCTGCCATCTCGAAATGTGACGGTCAATGAGACAGAACGGGAATTTGTATACTCTGAACGCACAGGCCTGGTGCTCACCAGCATCCTCACCCTCCGGGGGCAGGTGCAAGCCCCACCCCGAGTTGTCTGCTCCGCCAGGAATCTCTATGGCACCAAGACCCTGGAGCTGCCCTTTCAGGGAGCCA ACCGTCTGATGTGGGCAAAAATTGGGCCGGTGGGAGCAGTGGTCGCCTTTGCCATCTTGATTGCCATTGTCTGTTACATCACCCAAACACGCAGGAA GAAGAACATGACTGAGAGCCCAAGCTTTGCAAGTGGGGAGAATCCCCCTGTTCTGTTCAGCAGCGACTTCCGCATCCCGGGGGTACCTGAGAAATCTGAG AGTGAGAGGCGTCTGGGCGCGGAGAGGAGGTTGCTGGGCCTTCGAGCGGAACCCCCTGAGTTGGACCTGAGCTACTCCCACGTGGACCTGGGGAAGCGCCCCACAAAGGATAGCTACACCCTAACAGAAGAACTGGCTGAGTATGCAGAGATTAGGGTCAAATGA
- the USF2 gene encoding upstream stimulatory factor 2, with protein sequence MDMLDPGLDPAASATAAAAAAASHEKGPEAEEGVELQDTGEGPGAEEQTAVAIASVQQAAFGEHNIQYQFRTENNGGQVTYRVVQVTDGQLDGQGDTTGAVSVVSTAAFTGGQQAVAQAVIQNPFSNGGSPAAEAVSGEARFAYFPASSVGDATAVSVQTTDQSLQAGGQFYVMMTPQDVLQTGTQRTIAPRTHPYSPKMDGTRTPRDERRRAQHNEVERRRRDKINNWIVQLSKIIPDCNTDNSKTGASKGGILSKACDYIRELRQTNQRMQETFKEAERLQMDNELLRQQIEELKNENALLRAQLQQHGLEIVGETSRQ encoded by the exons atggaCATGCTGGACCCGGGCCTGGACCCCGCAGCCTCGgccaccgccgccgccgccgccgccgccag CCACGAGAAGGGACCCGAAGCGGAGGAGGGCGTCGAGCTCCAGGACA CCGGGGAAGGGCCCGGGGCCGAGGAGCAGACCGCGGTGGCCATCGCCAGCGTCCAGCAGGCGGCGTTCGGGGAGCACAACATCCAGTACCAGTTCCGCACAGAGAATAATGGAGGACAG GTGACATACAGAGTGGTCCAGGTGACGGACGGCCAGCTGGACGGCCAGGGGGACACCACGGGCGCCGTCAGCGTCGTGTCCACCGCAGCCTTCACCGGGGGCCAGCAGGCCGTGGCTCAG GCCGTGATCCAGAACCCCTTCAGCAATGGGGGCAGCCCGGCAGCCGAGGCGGTCAGCGGAGAGGCCCGGTTTGCCTACTTCCCGGCATCCAGTGTGGGGGATGCCACGGCTGTGTCCGTGCAGACCACGGACCAGAGCCTTCAGGCTGGAG GCCAGTTCTACGTGATGATGACGCCGCAGGATGTGCTGCAGACGGGGACGCAGAGGACGATTGCTCCCAGGACCCACCCATATTCTCC gAAAATGGATGGGACGAGAACCCCCCGAGATGAGAGGAGGAGAGCTCAGCACAATGAAG tGGAGAGGAGGCGGAGGGACAAGATCAACAATTGGATTGTCCAGCTCTCCAAAATCATTCCAGACTGTAACACAGACAACAGCAAGACGGGAGCG AGCAAAGGGGGCATCCTGTCCAAAGCCTGTGACTACATCCGTGAGCTCCGGCAGACCAACCAGCGGATGCAAGAGACTTTCAAGGAAGCCGAGAGGCTGCAGATGGACAACGAGCTGCTGAGGCAGCAG ATCGAGGAACTCAAGAATGAGAACGCGTTGCTCCGAGCCCAGCTGCAGCAACACGGCCTGGAGATAGTCGGGGAGACGTCCCGGCAGTGa
- the CD22 gene encoding B-cell receptor CD22 has product MSLLHLSFLAVGFLARGLCKNPQWVVSRPAELYAWEGMCVQIPCSYKIININQPLEHIILYQNPQFDNHSREFSGSVLFDLKNDRMNRKIDFLGKDRRDNCSMLIHKVMVNDSGILGLRMKVWDTKWMTEVKLNVTESAPQPYIQLPQQLQESQQVTVTCFLKYYCSLNPVSFLWTLDGQKALPQQVKNSYSLKAEKISTESKFTFTPNWTHHGKELTCQLQHANETLSEKTVQLDVKHTPKLTIKASTLQEVKEGESVTLRCLLQSSNPKIQGGTFIWYKDGENKQNEDENLVLNNVNWQQTGNYTCETVNEMGPGKSEPLHLQVLYSPRLSKVFPVDITVRENDMVELICRTLAYPPPTIFTWYQDEEVINGETNQKLRFQEVTRQRTGQYTCQAENSEGLGKVSERATLDVQYPPTEVTITISSQIPIREGDSVTLSCSYNQSNPPVRRYKWRIPFSRKHETFTKNLTIHDIPWNAETVTCWACSFECSQAAPLSLDVQYAPRDVKVILVTPKSDIRSGDRVQLRCDFSFSQPRNVHYFWTQNGKRFHEGRYLNWSSITPEDSGLYSCIVTNSIGEAHSLEWNLKIQYAPRHLQVSIVPGDTVMETTSVVLICEADANPAINLYTWFDWKGQKIDNSGRKLILWPVMTHQSGAYWCQGTNKLGTGESSPVVLTVYYSPETIGKRTGLGLGVCLAILCLALLGFQFIRCWKKIRGEQFFQEQPSRQGSFFIRKKKIRRPHSTAPPQPLGYYNPAVEERSDYATLQLPPGALYLETSPVSLQTKDQSVTYAVVQKPHRGDYENVMPQPPPEEDGLHYSELILFGERGRPTVQERVEYVTLKH; this is encoded by the exons ATGAGCCTTCTCCATCTTTCATTTCTGGCTGTTG GATTCCTGGCTCGGGGTCTCTGTAAAAATCCTCAATGGGTGGTCAGTCGACCAGCTGAGCTCTACGCTTGGGAAGGCATGTGTGTCCAGATCCCCTGCAGCTACAAGATCATCAATATCAACCAACCACTAGAACACATTATCTTGTACCAAAATCCTCAGTTTGATAACCATAGTAGGGAATTCAGTGGGTCTGTCCTCTTCGAcctgaaaaatgacagaatgaaCAGAAAGATAGATTTTCTGGGAAAAGATAGAAGAGACAACTGCAGCATGCTCATCCATAAGGTGATGGTCAATGACAGTGGAATACTGGGACTGAGGATGAAAGTCTGGGACACTAAGTGGATGACCGAAGTGAAACTCAACGTCACTG agTCTGCACCTCAACCCTACATTCAGCTTCCCCAGCAGCTCCAAGAGTCCCAACAGGTAACTGTGACGTGCTTTCTGAAATACTACTGTTCTTTGAATCCTGTGAGCTTTCTCTGGACCCTGGATGGGCAGAAAGCTCTACCGCAGCAGGTCAAAAACTCATACTCCTTGAAAGCTGAGAAGATCTCAACAGAGAGCAAATTCACATTCACTCCCAACTGGACTCATCATGGCAAGGAGTTGACTTGCCAGCTCCAGCATGCTAATGAGACTCTCTCTGAGAAGACCGTGCAGCTGGATGTGAAGC ATACCCCAAAGTTAACCATTAAGGCCAGTACCCTTCAGGAAGTGAAGGAAGGAGAATCAGTGACTCTGAGGTGTCTGCTCCAAAGCAGCAACCCCAAGATCCAAGGAGGCACCTTCATCTGGTACAAGGATGGAGAGAATAAACAGAATGAAGATGAAAATTTGGTTCTGAACAACGTGAATTGGCAGCAGACTGGAAATTACACTTGTGAGACAGTCAATGAAATGGGCCCGGGGAAATCAGAACCATTGCACCTCCAAGTCCTCT ACTCCCCCAGGCTTTCCAAGGTTTTCCCCGTTGACATCACTGTGAGGGAGAACGATATGGTGGAGCTGATTTGTAGAACCCTTGCCTATCCTCCTCCAACCATTTTTACCTGGTACCAAGATGAGGAAGTGATTAATGGAGAGACAAACCAGAAGCTCAGATTCCAAGAGGTCACCCGGCAACGCACTGGCCAGTACACCTGCCAAGCTGAGAATAGTGAGGGCCTGGGTAAAGTCAGTGAAAGAGCCACGCTGGATGTGCAGT ATCCCCCCACTGAAGTGACCATAACTATCAGTAGCCAGATACCAATTAGAGAAGGCGACTCTGTGACCCTGTCCTGTTCCTACAATCAAAGTAACCCTCCCGTTAGGAGATACAAGTGGAGGATACCATTCTCTAGAAAACACGAAACCTTTACCAAGAATCTTACTATCCATGACATCCCCTGGAATGCCGAGACAGTCACCTGCTGGGCCTGTAGCTTTGAATGTTCACAAGCAGCCCCTCTCAGCCTGGATGTACAAT ATGCCCCAAGAGATGTTAAAGTCATTCTGGTAACTCCCAAATCTGATATCCGATCTGGAGATCGAGTCCAACTTCGATGTGACTTCAGCTTCAGTCAGCCTAGAAATGTTCATTATTTCTGGACTCAAAATGGGAAGCGCTTCCATGAGGGGAGGTACCTGAACTGGAGTTCCATCACCCCAGAAGACTCTGGATTATACTCCTGCATCGTCACCAACTCTATTGGAGAAGCCCACTCTCTGGAATGGAATCTGAAAATCCAGT ATGCACCCAGACATCTTCAAGTGTCCATTGTCCCAGGTGACACAGTGATGGAGACGACAAGTGTGGTCCTGATCTGTGAGGCTGATGCTAATCCAGCCATTAACCTTTACACCTGGTTTGACTGGAAAGGGCAGAAGATTGATAACTCTGGTCGGAAATTGATCTTGTGGCCTGTGATGACCCATCAATCCGGGGCTTATTGGTGTCAAGGGACCAACAAGTTGGGCACTGGGGAGTCGAGTCCTGTTGTTCTCACTGTCTACT aCAGCCCAGAGACCATTGGCAAGCGAACTGGCTTGGGACTTGGGGTGTGCCTGGCTATCCTCTGCCTGGCCCTGCTGGGGTTCCAGTTTATACGATG TTGGAAGAAGATCAGAGGCGAGCAATTTTTTCAGGAGCAGCCCAGCAGACAGGGCTCTTTCTTTATCAGGAAAAAGAAG atAAGGAGGCCCCACTCCACAGCACCTCCCCAGCCCTTGGGTTATTACAATCCTGCAGTGGAGGAGAGGAGTGATTATGCCACTTTGCAGCTTCCTCCTGGGGCTCT GTATCTGGAGACCTCACCAGTCAGTCTTCAAACCAAGGATCAAAGTGTCACCTATGCTGTGGTACAGAAACCCCATAGG
- the HAMP gene encoding hepcidin has protein sequence MALTIQIQTTCLCVLLLSNFACSSVLPSKTQDLMQNPLQEATPVHKDSMQPLLQRTKRFDSHFPICTYCCNCCRNKKCGFCCKA, from the exons ATGGCACTGACCATTCAAATCCAGACCACTTGCCTCTGTGTCCTCCTCCTTTCCAACTTTGCCTGTTCTTCTGTCCTCCCAAGCAAG ACACAGGACCTCATGCAGAACCCCCTCCAGGAGGCAACTCCAGTTCACAAGGACTCTATG CAGCCCTTGCTTCAGAGGACAAAGAGATTTGACAGTCACTTTCCCATCTGCACATATTGTTGCAATTGCTGTCGCAACAAAAAATGTGGATTTTGTTGCAAGGCGTGA